In a genomic window of Procambarus clarkii isolate CNS0578487 chromosome 10, FALCON_Pclarkii_2.0, whole genome shotgun sequence:
- the LOC138363251 gene encoding uncharacterized protein has product MRATRYPTPQYPTAQYPTAQYPTAQYPTAQYPTAQYPTAQYPTPQYPTPQYPTAQYPTPQYPTAQYPTAQYPTPQYPTAQYPTAQYPTAQYPTAQYPTAQYPTAQYPTPQYPTAQYPTAQYPTAQYPTAQYPTAQYPTAQYPTAQYPTAQYPTPQYPTPQYPTPQYPTPQYPTAQYPTPQYPTAQYPTAQYPTPQYPTPQYPTPQYPTPQYPTPQYPTPQYPTPQYPTPQYPTPQYPTAQYPTAQYPTAQYPTAQYPTAQYPTAQYPTAQYPTAQYPTAQYPTAQYPTAQYPTAQYPTAQYAQHKKTNRSITEHTTDKHM; this is encoded by the coding sequence ATGAGAGCCACAAGGtacccaacaccacagtacccaaCAGCACAGTACCCAACAGCACAGTACCCAACAGCACAGTACCCAACAGCACAGTACCCAACAGCACAGTACCCAACAGCACAGtacccaacaccacagtacccaacaccacagtacccaaCAGCACAGtacccaacaccacagtacccaaCAGCACAGTACCCAACAGCACAGtacccaacaccacagtacccaaCAGCACAGTACCCAACAGCACAGTACCCAACAGCACAGTACCCAACAGCACAGTACCCAACAGCACAGTACCCAACAGCACAGtacccaacaccacagtacccaaCAGCACAGTACCCAACAGCACAGTACCCAACAGCACAGTACCCAACAGCACAGTACCCAACAGCACAGTACCCAACAGCACAGTACCCAACAGCACAGTACCCAACAGCACAGtacccaacaccacagtacccaacaccacagtacccaacaccacagtacccaacaccacagtacccaaCAGCACAGtacccaacaccacagtacccaaCAGCACAGTACCCAACAGCACAGtacccaacaccacagtacccaacaccacagtacccaacaccacagtacccaacaccacagtacccaacaccacagtacccaacaccacagtacccaacaccacagtacccaacaccacagtacccaacaccacagtacccaaCAGCACAGTACCCAACAGCACAGTACCCAACAGCACAGTACCCAACAGCACAGTACCCAACAGCACAGTACCCAACAGCACAGTACCCTACAGCACAGTACCCAACAGCACAGTACCCAACAGCACAGTACCCAACAGCACAGTACCCAACAGCACAGTACCCAACAGCACAGTACCCTACAGCACAGTACGCACAACACAAGAAAACCAATCGAAGCATAACTGAGCACACCACAGATAAACACATGTAA